From a region of the Thermoanaerobaculia bacterium genome:
- a CDS encoding N(G),N(G)-dimethylarginine dimethylaminohydrolase produces the protein MTLFTRAILRTPPSNFADGLTTTDFGAPDLETALAQHREYARALERCGVAVTILPPDPRHPDSCFVEDTA, from the coding sequence GTGACGCTCTTCACGCGCGCGATCCTGCGGACGCCGCCGTCGAATTTCGCCGACGGCTTGACGACGACCGATTTCGGCGCTCCCGATCTCGAAACTGCGCTCGCGCAGCATCGCGAGTACGCGCGCGCGCTCGAGCGGTGCGGTGTCGCCGTGACGATCCTTCCTCCCGATCCGCGCCATCCCGACTCCTGCTTCGTCGAAGACACGGCGG
- a CDS encoding cytochrome → MTSRLSRRPRSFRRRPVLGIVGAGEKASSRVVKLAEELGERAARAGWIVLTGGREAGVMRAALRGAKKVEGSLTVGILPGRDRAEASPFADVAIATGMGEARNIVNVLSSDVVVACGAGGPGTASEAALALKAGKPLVLLAPSPEAAAFFAGLGAVRVAETAAAAVEIAERERPRRRLPRRRTP, encoded by the coding sequence GTGACTTCCAGACTCTCCCGCCGCCCCCGCTCCTTCCGCCGCCGTCCCGTCCTCGGGATAGTCGGCGCGGGCGAGAAGGCGTCCTCTCGCGTCGTGAAGCTCGCCGAAGAGCTCGGCGAGCGGGCCGCGCGCGCGGGCTGGATCGTGCTGACGGGGGGGCGCGAGGCCGGCGTCATGCGGGCGGCGCTTCGCGGCGCGAAGAAAGTGGAGGGAAGCCTGACGGTCGGGATCCTCCCCGGCCGCGACCGCGCCGAAGCCTCCCCCTTCGCCGACGTCGCGATCGCGACCGGGATGGGAGAAGCCCGCAACATCGTCAACGTCCTCTCGAGCGACGTCGTCGTCGCGTGCGGCGCGGGCGGGCCGGGCACCGCTTCGGAGGCCGCTCTGGCGCTGAAGGCCGGGAAGCCCCTCGTTCTGCTCGCCCCTTCGCCCGAGGCCGCGGCGTTCTTCGCCGGGCTCGGCGCGGTCCGGGTCGCCGAGACCGCCGCCGCCGCGGTCGAGATCGCGGAGCGCGAACGGCCGCGCCGCCGCCTCCCGCGGAGACGCACGCCGTGA
- a CDS encoding thioredoxin domain-containing protein, whose amino-acid sequence MNRKLTILGRRLAASAATVLAASAATVLAASAAAVLVASSAFAAPPAAAPAARGIAAEVERFAAEYLPWEPGTRVTAKADPKNDVRGFHAWMIERKGKYDKLDAKENMLVSADEKWIFTGNVIKNSRPQNATAVIRTDADVSGIGSYFSKMFGSNARAFLEAPADKAGLNGVRVEVDTGYFSQPLHYYVEPDGSVFFMGTLWKLAEPVADQRRAIINLTTSPSYGADNPKITVVEYADMECPFCKRRGQQMDKLMDKYSAKLGIRRYYKFFPLWSTHHWSTKAASAAVCLQKFSSDLVFRFKQICYDNQDTLTLDRLDQQVFDFVDSAGIPRKDFLACYLQDASFAAIRRDMNEGGYLGVNSTPTYYVNGVEIYWLPDDVMEDFLKSGAATKKR is encoded by the coding sequence ATGAACCGGAAGCTCACGATTCTCGGCCGCAGGCTCGCGGCCTCGGCGGCGACGGTCCTCGCAGCCTCGGCGGCGACGGTCCTCGCAGCCTCGGCGGCCGCGGTGCTCGTCGCGTCCTCCGCTTTCGCCGCGCCTCCCGCGGCCGCGCCTGCCGCGCGCGGGATCGCGGCCGAGGTCGAGCGCTTCGCCGCGGAATACCTGCCGTGGGAGCCCGGGACCCGCGTCACGGCGAAGGCCGATCCGAAGAACGACGTTCGCGGGTTCCACGCCTGGATGATCGAGCGCAAGGGGAAGTACGACAAGCTCGACGCCAAGGAGAACATGCTCGTCTCGGCGGACGAGAAGTGGATCTTCACCGGAAACGTCATCAAGAACAGCCGGCCCCAGAACGCGACCGCCGTGATCCGCACCGACGCGGACGTGTCGGGGATCGGCAGCTACTTCTCGAAGATGTTCGGCTCGAACGCCCGCGCGTTCCTCGAAGCGCCCGCCGACAAGGCGGGGTTGAACGGCGTTCGCGTCGAGGTCGACACCGGCTACTTCAGCCAGCCGCTCCACTACTACGTCGAGCCGGACGGCTCCGTCTTCTTCATGGGGACGCTATGGAAGCTCGCCGAGCCGGTCGCGGACCAGCGGCGCGCGATCATCAACCTCACGACTTCGCCGTCGTACGGAGCCGACAACCCGAAGATCACCGTCGTCGAGTACGCGGACATGGAGTGTCCCTTCTGCAAGCGTCGCGGCCAGCAGATGGACAAGCTCATGGACAAGTACTCGGCGAAGCTCGGCATCCGCCGCTACTACAAGTTCTTCCCGCTCTGGTCCACCCATCACTGGTCGACGAAGGCGGCGTCCGCGGCGGTCTGCCTCCAGAAGTTCTCCTCCGATCTCGTCTTCCGGTTCAAGCAGATCTGCTACGACAACCAGGACACCCTCACGCTCGACCGGCTCGACCAGCAGGTCTTCGATTTCGTCGACTCCGCGGGAATCCCGCGGAAGGACTTCCTCGCCTGCTACCTGCAGGACGCGTCGTTCGCGGCGATCCGCCGCGACATGAACGAGGGAGGGTATCTCGGCGTCAACTCGACGCCGACCTACTACGTCAACGGGGTGGAGATCTACTGGCTTCCCGACGACGTCATGGAGGACTTCCTGAAGAGCGGCGCCGCGACGAAGAAGAGATAG
- a CDS encoding biotin/lipoyl-containing protein: protein MKRVFRLVRADGEETAVSVDITGDAASVEIGGRRFALELLPRADGTFVALFDDGRVMRSRVTPGKKETRLRTRGIETALHLFDPRDASSAGTESEGASEVAAAMPGRVLEVRVREGDRVAKGDLLLILEAMKMQNEIRAEADQVVAEILCAAGQAVEAGALLVRFASDRV from the coding sequence ATGAAGCGGGTGTTCCGGCTCGTGCGCGCCGACGGCGAAGAGACGGCCGTTTCGGTCGACATCACCGGCGACGCCGCGTCGGTCGAGATCGGCGGCCGGCGTTTCGCGCTCGAGCTCCTCCCGCGCGCCGACGGCACCTTCGTCGCGCTCTTCGACGACGGCCGCGTGATGCGCTCCCGGGTGACCCCCGGCAAGAAGGAGACGCGCCTCCGCACGCGCGGGATCGAAACGGCGCTGCACCTCTTCGACCCGCGCGACGCGTCCTCGGCCGGGACCGAGAGCGAGGGCGCCTCGGAGGTCGCGGCAGCGATGCCCGGCCGCGTCCTCGAGGTGCGGGTGCGCGAGGGAGACCGCGTCGCGAAGGGGGATCTGCTCCTGATCCTCGAGGCGATGAAGATGCAGAACGAGATCCGCGCCGAGGCGGACCAGGTCGTCGCGGAGATCCTCTGCGCCGCGGGACAGGCGGTGGAGGCGGGCGCGCTGCTCGTGCGGTTCGCATCCGACCGGGTATGA